The DNA window CGACTGCAGGAATTGCTCGGAAAACCTCATGGTCTGCTGAAGAAGAGATCGGAGGAGCACATCTCTGCGTTTGGATCGCCGTGGAGGGAGAAATTCCGGTAGTACCAACGGTCCGAACGAGAGTCAATAAAGAAAAGGTAGTGGAAAAACTAAATAGCATTAGGCCTCAATTCATCTACTCTCCTGAGGAAATGGTGACGGTTTTCGCTGAAGCGGTAGAGGAAGCTTCATTCgttattaaaaacaaaaaagcaaattACTTAAAAACATGGTGGACAAAGGAAATAGAGGAGCTGTATGCGAAAAAGAGAGCCGCACTGAGGACCTACAATATAACTAAAACGCGGACAAACTACATACAACTGCAAAAGGAAAAGGCCTTGTTTAAACGAGCGGtaagaaaagaaaaaagaaagtaTATAAATGAGTTATCAGAAAAGATTGACGAGTCAACTTCGGCACGGCACCTCTGGAACATGATAAAAGGTATTGATACAGCACTAACGAATAAAAGTCGCCAACGAACAGAGATAACACACGAAAAAGGCATAGAGTTTatggaattttattttaaagacaAATTTAAGGAAATCGAAAAGCCGCATGCGATCACCGATCCCGAATTGGAAGGGTATGAAATGGCAATTAAGGACGAAGAATTACTTGAGGTGCTACGAACAAGGAAAAAATACTCGGCGCCAGGAGAAAACAGGATCTCTTACGCAATGTTGAAACAATTAAACTACGACATGCTTGAAAAAATATGCGAGATGCTAAGTTCGGTCTTCGTTTCGGAAGAAATTCCTGAACGTTGGCGCTTAACGGAGGTACGTCCCATCCCAAAACAACGGGCTGACATGGCTCGACCGAATTCTAGGAGACCTATTGCACTACTAAATGTGGAAATTAAGCTAATAAACGCAGTGATCAAAAATCGTCTGACGGAAATAGCCGATATCAAAAGTTTGATTCCCAGTTTGTCCTTCGGTTTTAGAAAACATGTTTCGGCAAGTACTTGCGTAAATTATGTAGTTAACTCAATCTACGAAGCGAAAAGTAATGACCGGGAATGTGTGGTGGCGTTTTTGGATGTGCAAATGGCATATGACTCGGTGGACACTGGTCTTCTGCTGACGAAACTGGCAAGAATGGGAATACCAGAAAAAATAGTATCCTGGTTGTATCAGTACCTGAGGAGTCGCGTATTACTATTAACGACGGAGAGTGGAAGTATACAGATGGAGGTTAGTGATGGCTTGCCCCAAGGATGTCCACTATCTCCGATATTGTTTAATCTATATACGGCGGACCTACACGAGATATCGGACGACGAATGTGAGCTGGTACAGTTTGCGGATGATTTCGCAGTTATTGCAAAAGGAAAAACAGTCGAAGAAGCTACCGAAAAATTAAATACAATCCTCCCAAGATTAGTTACCAAATTAGAAGAACTACAGCTAAAGCTCAGCGTTGAAAAGTCCGCAGTCGTGCCATTTACAGGGAAGAAAATTGATCACCTACGAATAAACATACAAGGAAGGCGTATTGAAGTAACAAATACTCATCAGCATCTAGGCTATACATTAGATAGATCGTTGCGACACCGCAAGCACATAGAGGCAGTTCGCCAGAAAGCTAGCAAAAAGCTGGGTCTCATCAAAATGCTTGGAAAAAGATCAGGAAATGCAAACCCGGAAACCCTTATAAAAATAGGTAACGCCTTGATTAGGAGTCGTTTGGAGTATGGAGCATCCATCTACGGAAATGCGGCAAAAAGTAATGTAGAGAAACTCCAAGTGGTACAAAACGCCTATATCAGAAGTGCGATGGGATATTTAGGCAGCACGCCTGTGCATGTGATGCTTGCGGACGCGGGGCAGCTACCAATTCGCCAAAGAATTGAAATGCTCACGAAGAGAGAGCTGATCCGGAGCACCTTCTTCAAAACCCCAATAGCGAAGTTTGTTTTCGAAACCATGCAAAAGGAACTGCCAAACGGATCTTACCTAACGGAAGTTGCGGAAAAGCATATGGACCTGTTGTATCAAGTCCATCCATCAGAACGAGACGTGAATCTGCACAAAAGGATGCGGTATTTCGGAACAATAGACATGAAGCAGGTGGTTCGAGGAAAATTGGGAGCAGATAACCTAAAAAAGGAAAACACTAGCAGTACTGTGTGGCaacaactttttaaagaaacagAACAAAGATATGCGGGATACCATAAATTCTTCACTGATGCATCGAAGAAGGCGTCAGGAGTCGCTACTGCAGTTTATGACGAAACGGAGGAAAAAACGATTACAGAGAAAATAAACGGAAATTTTACAATCACCAATGCAGAAATACTGGCAATACAACAAGCGATAGAGTTATGCAGCAGGAAAAAGTACAAGAAAGCAGTTATTTTCACGGACTCGAGAAGCGCGTGTGAAATTTTAACCAACGGAAAAAGCTTGCAGGAAAATTACATTGCGTGGCAGATATACAAAGATATACAGAGCATGGGAAGATCATATATCAGAATACAATGGATTCCTAGTCATCAGGGGATACATGGAAATGAAGTGGCGGATAAAGCAGCAGTCGAACGAACAACGGGAAAGCAATCGTTCTATAATGGAATAACGATGCAAGACGCATTGCTTGTAAATCGAGATGAGGTTTGGCAAGAGTGGACCAAGGACTATAAAACGACATCAGCCCAAAAAGGAAAATGGCATTACAGAATAGCTGAAGAACCATCACGAAAAAGCTGGTTTAAAAACATAGCACTAAACGCCAGACAGATTAAAATACTAACAAGGATAAGAAGTGGTCATACACTAACCAAAGAAAGGAGAGCGCTGTGGAATTTAGAAACAGATAACAGGTGTGACAGATGCGATGAGGTCGAGGACCTGAAACACGTACTTTATGACTGCGCAAAATACAACTTAACTCGAAGCAAATTTACAACCCTAGAGTACATGAAACCATTAGAACAAATATTCCAAGAAGAGTGTGAAGAGAGCATGAAACAGATAGTCAAATTCATTCAACAAGCGAACATACAAATATAAACATGCAACAAAGCACTGAAAAACGAaaccaaaatgaaaaattgaatgtTGGCGAGATGGATCAACTATGGTCTTAGCTGGcaacaaccaaaaaaaaaaaaaaaaaaaaaataatattttgtaattaCTTTTGCATAACATATTGTAAAATCTTCGAATTTGTAAAAGTTTAGTTGATAACAGGTTTTGTGTATAACACTGTTAAAAAAGCGTTATATACGCGAATTGCAAATCCAAGAAATGACGGACAATGAAAATTAATAGTGTAATGCTCTAGATTGATTTTGCGATCTCTTGATTTCCGTTGTGCGTCTttgtttttttaatgaaaatcgaTACATGTAGCATATAACTAGAGCAGATATGGATATCGTTGGACTGGTCAAGCGGTCCTATTCGGATTATGGTACAATTCTGAAGGATTCTTGGTATACTATTATAGCAGAAGAACTAAGGAATAATGTAAGATAATAAATACAGACGACAGCAATATATTTGTCTTTGTGATTTTAGAAGCATTCTTGTTACTacattttattgaatttaattgtgACACTGAACTTTGCGTCCTGCTAATTTACATTCCGTTGCAGTTTGCTTTCTCACTGAGTTTTCTGCTACTGTCGATAGCAACCATTTTTGGACTTTACTGTTGGAGACGAATTCATTTGAAAAGTAAGTAGTATGGATTTTGGGTTCAATTTTCTACGTAGGTTGGGTTCTTCTTTTACAGAACTCCGGGACAAGGCGGCCCAGTTGCTATTCCAGAGGCATGACTCATCTCAATTGCGCTTTCGGAAACGCGACAAAGTGATGTTTTACGGTCGGCGAATGTTGCGTAAAATGAAATCTATTTCTGGGCAAGCTTATAGTGGTCAAGTCAGGAAGCGCAAAGCAGTAATGCGTTTTGCCAAACGTTTGCTACAAATACGCCGCGATAACGACCCAATTCAGCTACAGGTTGTTGAGCCCCCAGCAGAATATCTGGAAGAGGCGGCTGAAGGGAACGACAAAGTTCCGCCCGATGCGTTGTACATGCTGCAGAGTATCAGAATTTTTGGTCACTTTGAAAAACCTGTATTCCTAAAAATTTGCAAGCATACTGAAATCATTAATTTAATAGCCGGTGAGTCCCTTATTAAAGTAGGTGACCCAGACGACAGTGTGTTTATTGTTCAGTCTGGACAGATAAATGTGTTTTTAAATAATCCGGACGGTAGCTCAATTGCCCTTAAAGTAGTTCGCAAAGGTGAATCGGTGACATCCTTACTGAGCTTTATTGATGTACTAGTAGTAAGTACTATTGGAATTATTTATAAACAAACATTGCAATAATCACTTGCATTGACAGGGAAATACCAGCCAGTACAAAACAGTTACAGCTAGAGCGATGGAAAATTCTCAAGTCATTCGGCTACCTATGTTTGCCTTCAAGGAAGTATTCGATGAAAGTCCGGATTTGCTGATTCGAGTTATACAGGTTATCATGATTCGTTTACAACGTGTCACAATTACTGCACTTCACAATTATCTTGGTTTGAGTACTGAGTACATACAGGTAGGTCGGgaattaaatttgtgaaaataataTTGTTCATCTTGCATCTTTTCATTATTGTTCAGTGTTCATCTCAGCGCAAAAAGGTAGCTGCCCCTATTAAAAGTAGTCCCGGCCATCGACGGGTGCCATCTGATGTGCAAATGCCATCCCATTCGTTGGTTGGCCACGCTGTAAGTAATGAAACCAAGCCGGATATGCTTGCAGATTTAGCAGATCATATTGCCAGTCGACGTACATCAGCACTCCCTAGCGAACCAATGGAAGATACCGTTATGAAGTCCATCGCAATTGACGGCTTCCTCAAGGAGTTGGGTTTGAAAGATACCGATAGACCCTTCGTCGAAGACAACATTGTCCTGAAAGAGATTGCACCAGGAACCACTCTAACTCATCAGGGAAGAAGTGATGTGAGTACAAAATTCTATGTTTTGGAACCACTAAATCATTATTTTCCCATTCTTGCATTCTTTCTAGGATGTTCTGCTTATTTTTGTCATCAGTGGAGGTTTGACCATCGCACAGTATCCGCAACTCAATATTGGATGCAATAAAAAGTTAGATAAGTCTGATAATCATACGGTTGCCATTCATCCTGGTGATGTAGTTGGTGGGTTAGCAGTTTTGACAGGGGAAAGCAGTTTGTATACAATTAAAGCAAAGCACTACTCCCGCGTTGGTTTACTGAACAAAGAAGTAATCTACAAGTAAGTTCAGCCGATGGGTTGTGCACATTTTCATCATATGTAATTTTCTCGGGTTTTTTGTTGCAGCATTATGCGCGAACGCCCAGGTGTAGTTTTGGATATAGCAGATAGTGTGGTAAAACGATTATCACCATTGGTGCGGCAATGTGATTTCGCACTGGACTGGAATTTTTTAGAATCTGGAAGGGCAGTCTACCGTCAGGATGAGAACAGCGACTGTACCTACATTGTACTAAATGGTCGGCTCCGTTCAGTCATCACTCACTCGAATGGTAAAAAAGAAATTGTGGGAGAATACGGCAAGGGTGACCTAATCGGAATTGTCGAGATGATTACGGAAACACCACGTACTACCACAGTGATGGCGGTTCGCGATTCGGAGTTAGCAAAATTACCAGAAGGACTGTTCAATGCAATTAAGTTTAAATATCCAATAGTAGTAACACAGCTAATCAGTTTGCTTAGTCATCGAATTCTAGGATCAATGCAATCTGCTCCAATAAATGGAAGCTCGTTAAAAACTGTACCATTCGATACAAATCAGCAGATTCAACATCGATATTCGACAGTTGCTATCGTCGGTATCAGCGAAGATGTCCCTTTGACTGCATTCACATACGAGTTGTATCACTCATTGTGCGCGATTGGCTCTACTTTGCGGCTAACGTCAGAGGTTATTCGAAAAACGCTGGGTCCCCAAATTATGGAACAATCAAATGAATACCGACTGACCAGTTGGCTGGGTCAGCAAGAGGATCGTCATAACATCGCACTGTATCAGTGTGatttgacatttggtccttggaCGCAACGCTGCTTGCGGCAGGCAGATGTGATAGTCATAGTCGGGTTGGGTGACCGGCTACCAACTATCGGAAAGTTGGAAAAAGAAATCGATAGACTGGCGATTAGGACTGCTAAGGAGCTAGTGCTCCTGCATCATGAGGGTGCCGCCCGACCGAGTAACACCACCAGTTGGCTCAATATGCGTGCTTGGGTATCGCGACATCATCATATTCAGTGCCCGAAGCGTATGTTCACCAGGAGAAGTCAATATCGAATCGTGAGTATTCTTTATTCAAAATATGCGAGCTTATATTTTTGGGACAACAGCGATTTTAGCAAAACATTGATTGGTACGAAAACATCAACAATGCTGGTGATCGTGTTCTTGTGTGATGTGATGTAACTTAAATTTAgtcagttgattttttttccaattctcTCGACAAGAAGCGATACAACAAAGTGAATTCGCATTGGAATCCCCTTGGCTTCGGTGATGAGCGTACTCATAACTAGCTGATAACAGTGGGAGATCCGATCCCTTCCAACTTTAAGTATCATTAGTGTTGATCATTGGATCGATTGTATTGGCGCATAACTGACATTAATCTTTCTACTTCCCTGAAGGGAGGATGACATGTGACATTTTTTACTTCCACCGGCTAAGGTTTCGAATGTACTTGGAGACCTACCAAAGTTTTGACGGGACGGGGGGCAGCCAGTACCATTAGCCTACTCGCCGTTGCGGGGAAGTGTCACTCATCCTTGGAATGGCTTGACTGTTGGTCCGTGGATCAACTTCGATGAAATCCTTATTCGCATCCGTGTTCTGCCTCCAGTATGCCGTAATTAGGAATTTACCGGTATCGATCGTAATGTGCCGGTTAGCACTCCAGTTGGgttatcattattattatttttttatttcgattgtagaaattttaactttatgaTAATTCacctctttttcgggttagacaTCGATCTGTGTGGTCAAAGACTACAAATACCAAGTCTACTGCTATTTTGGATACGTCTGTGTGAAGGTGGTGGAATACCTGGTAGTGAACGTTCATCATTTCCAGAAATGTTCGCTGCCAGAATTGTTTACTGTAATATTCCTTCTTGCTCTGAAATTCGAACATGTGCTCTTTGATGAAGTTGCCCAATCTAAAATCGGAAAATTTACTTCTGTTGAAGTAAATATACACTTTTAGTGTATACGATGAAGTTGAGTTTGGCGACGGTTTCTTACCAGTAGGAAATATGTCTCGAATCGCTTCTCGTTGTTCTAACTGTAAAGGGATACAATTGATTGGTGTGGTATGTACTTTTCAGTAGCCTTCAGGGTCAGTTGGTCTCTTCTAATGTGCAGTGTCAAGTTTCCACGTGGATTGGAGTAGTTTTGTTGTTGTGTAGTTGTGCACGGTTTGGAATTTCTGTAAGTTCGTCATAGCTGTGTTTCCATAGATTTGACCACCATACTCTAAGCGGCTGCGAATGATGGCGTCTCCGAGCTTGATGAGAGTATCACGGTTGGCACTGCTGGTTCGCTTCCCGAGAATCTTTAATTTCGCTACTGCATTGTCCCGAATGTCTTCGATGTGTTTTCTTTGCGTACAGGTTCTCTCAACTGTAAATCTCAAGTAACAATGGGTGTTGTTGAGGTTTACGCTTTCCCGATCTATTTCAATTTTTACTCCGCTGGTGTCTTTTCCCGTGAAGGCCACTGCTGCACTTTTGGAGACGTTGATTCTGAATTCTAGCTTCTCGAGACCTGTTTGGAGCTAGGCCAAGTAGTTGTTTGCGTTTCTCTATTGCATCTTCTAGGCTAGTACCAATCACCACTACAGCAAAGTCGTCAGCAAGCTGGTCAAGTTCAAACTCACCGAGAAAGATCTGATGCAGATTACAGgcgaagaaattaaaaaatgtcGGAGGTAGCAATGTTGTTTCTTTTCTAGTTGAGCTTTTTTTACtttgttgatgacttagttacgCAGCTCTGAACGGAGCCGTGTTTCCGAAAGCTGAACGATCGAACGGGATGCAGCTTATCTCTTTCTGCTATCTCATTCAGTCTACTGTTGATCACAGAGTTGGTGAGCTTTAGATTAACATTCATTGTGTGACTAGTGGTCTCATTGGATTTTTTGGGTATTGGTTTTATCTGTGTGGTTATCCGTCTGTCAGGGATATCTTCGGTGATATAGACTTCGTGTAGCATTTAACGAACCTTTTCTTACATGTATAGTCCGAAGTTTTTGAGGATGCCATAGGACATTCCGTCTTGCCCTGGAACAGAGTGGCCTTTTTTGTTTGTAGTGCACCTACTATTTCTTCGGTATAGCGTCATATTATATCCATTCCAGTCATTGGGGGTCTCTGATATAGGTTTCCGGAACGCTCTGAGTTTGCCATTGTAGTATGTAGTATGTTAGAAAATGCTCTGCTTCTTCCAGGGTTGTTTCCTGTTTACTGGTTGTGTGAGCGCTGTGTCCAGGCCTTGAATGATGTTCCATAGTTGCCTTGACAGTTCTTGACAGTACGTTCATTTCGTCCTACTAATGAGTCTCTTCAGGATTACTCTTGCTTTTTGCATCCTTATATCGTTTGTCAtggttttgcttttctcatataaagaaaggctatgcaatcactccaaaaatcgatttttaaaccgaggcccggagggccgagtgacaaataccattcgattcagttcgtcgagatcgcaaaatgtctgtgtgtgcgtgtgtgcggTGTGTGTTAAATaaagtcactcaattttctcagagatggttgaaccgaattgtacaaatttagtttcatctgaaaggtataacgctcccataagacgctattgaatttttagttgatcggactttcggttccggagttaaggGGTTAAAGAGTGCAATAACACAGCAATTCCCCATacaaactggtaaccctatgatgtccgaatgatatTAGACCTATttaaatacgttcaacattacttggatttgcgggtctagatcactaatgaccaattaaactagccttgaccacattggccatctatgacggttcttggtgccctcggggaactcgccaagttcctaagcaaaTATCACACATATTCTCTAGCAAACTCTTTACCAATTTTTACATAAGTAAaatacttccattgactgctgtagaatttcatttggttctgaCGTTTGGTTTCGGgattacaggttggttattgcggtcacataggaatttctcataaaaaccggtacaatcgtaatagcTCATAGgtgaaaaatctattgaaatgcacATTAAATTACAGGCCTACATCACTGATGGCGATTATTGGAACCCATTGTCCACTAtggataattccggaagtcccggcttccggacatattccagaactaaagccacttcgatgataactgaaccaattttgactatcctagtctcaaatggaaggtatcaTATGAAGTTGGGTGTCCCCCCCATCCACCCCTCCCTCTTCTTCCTCTCAACCCCACCCCCCTCTTTCATCCCCCCCCTCTTAGACCAACCTCCACCTGCATTcctttcatccaccccgtataccaaaataagtatTGTTTCCCAGCGCATCCTCTTCCTCCAACTAATCATGCCCCTTCCCTCCCCACCAcccacatttcaaaatatattaaCATGAAcgcaacattgaactcacgctgaataagctaataaaatattatatgtttgcttgtttcaagtgtgtcagcgtcaaCATGTTCGTCAGATTCGTGATAGTCATGCATTTATATATGCttatcaagtgtaataagaatgtaataaacaTTTCCACAATCTTATATTGAACTTGACCAGGCATTAAAtcataattgaataaatgagaaaggcaccattgcaccactaggtagattaaaacaggtttttagttAATTATAGTTACGCAATATTTCTCGTTTGGTATAGTAGGACTGGTTTATTTCCTCAGATGACCAGTGTTTGAGGAAGTTCTGgataaacatgtgaaaagggcatAACGCGAATGAAAgcctctctgtgtttactttctctttcaattattacggcgtcatcataaaactttccaacattatttcaataaatatttaaaGACTCTAACGtcgtctagcatattatgctaagagttaaaGAGCAAACGTAAAAGCGGCCTAGTTATtaacggaagagaaagtaaacacagagaggctctcatttgcgatATGCCCTTTTCACATATTGCGGTTTCAGCTGGTTGATCAGATCCGCTGCTTCGACACATTATTGTTCCCTAATTCCAGTGAAACGACTTCATGGGATGTTTTTCATACTAAACCTCCTGCCGCTAGTGTGAGGTCGATTACTGTACTGTTTCGGTTGATCGTGGGAATACACTTTGACGTGCCATCGTTGAACAAGACGAATTTGGAGATGCAGTTTAGTCGATTTACTTTGAGGCAGTTTGGTGACTAGTGTCCCAACTTTGGTGATGGCTATTGAAGTCGCTATCGAAGAGAATTTCTCTTTGCGTGTTTTCGAGCGTCTCAAGGAACTCCAGAAATTTTCTTCCTGGTTTCTACGGAAACGTTTTGCCCCGGCGCGGCATGTACACCGAAATCAGTGTGAGTTGGAGAGAGGCCTTTTGTTAGCTTTATCCCTATCACTTCAATAGCCAAGCGTCTCGTGCACCAGAATGCCTACTGCTCCGCAACCTTGGTGGTACCTCGCGGATTCCAGTCCAAAGTTTATCAATCTATTTGGTTCTTtcatcttcagcaaaatttcctGCAACAGTGCCACGGTTACCAAATTTTCCCTGAGGAAGAGACTGAGCTCCTCGCATGTTTCGAAGGGGAGAGGCTTTGAACATCATGCTGCAGGATTTTCAGCTTTTTACACGTCACTGTGGCGGTCTGTGTTGGTTCTCGTGGACTCTTCTTCGGAGTGCGGATGCCCTTCAATGATCGATTGTATATCATGACCTATCTCGACCAGTAGATGATCTCTGTCCAATTCAGATTCAAGCTGTTGAATACTTAGTGCGATCTTTTGTTGTAGGTTTCTACACCTACCCAGCTTTTGGTTCCAATTTCTGCGAGGAATATTTCTCATAGCAATGCCATGAATCGTTCGGTTGCTCTAAATGGGTTCTCTTGGCATCTTGTGCAA is part of the Topomyia yanbarensis strain Yona2022 chromosome 1, ASM3024719v1, whole genome shotgun sequence genome and encodes:
- the LOC131676442 gene encoding neuropathy target esterase sws isoform X3; translation: MDIVGLVKRSYSDYGTILKDSWYTIIAEELRNNFAFSLSFLLLSIATIFGLYCWRRIHLKKLRDKAAQLLFQRHDSSQLRFRKRDKVMFYGRRMLRKMKSISGQAYSGQVRKRKAVMRFAKRLLQIRRDNDPIQLQVVEPPAEYLEEAAEGNDKVPPDALYMLQSIRIFGHFEKPVFLKICKHTEIINLIAGESLIKVGDPDDSVFIVQSGQINVFLNNPDGSSIALKVVRKGESVTSLLSFIDVLVGNTSQYKTVTARAMENSQVIRLPMFAFKEVFDESPDLLIRVIQVIMIRLQRVTITALHNYLGLSTEYIQCSSQRKKVAAPIKSSPGHRRVPSDVQMPSHSLVGHAVSNETKPDMLADLADHIASRRTSALPSEPMEDTVMKSIAIDGFLKELGLKDTDRPFVEDNIVLKEIAPGTTLTHQGRSDDVLLIFVISGGLTIAQYPQLNIGCNKKLDKSDNHTVAIHPGDVVGGLAVLTGESSLYTIKAKHYSRVGLLNKEVIYNIMRERPGVVLDIADSVVKRLSPLVRQCDFALDWNFLESGRAVYRQDENSDCTYIVLNGRLRSVITHSNGKKEIVGEYGKGDLIGIVEMITETPRTTTVMAVRDSELAKLPEGLFNAIKFKYPIVVTQLISLLSHRILGSMQSAPINGSSLKTVPFDTNQQIQHRYSTVAIVGISEDVPLTAFTYELYHSLCAIGSTLRLTSEVIRKTLGPQIMEQSNEYRLTSWLGQQEDRHNIALYQCDLTFGPWTQRCLRQADVIVIVGLGDRLPTIGKLEKEIDRLAIRTAKELVLLHHEGAARPSNTTSWLNMRAWVSRHHHIQCPKRMFTRRSQYRINDLYSKVLMSEPNIHSDFSRLARWLTGNSVGLVLGGGGARGAAHVGMLKAIQEAGIPIDMVGGVSIGAFMGALWCSEKNITTVTQKAREWCKKMTQWGRQLLDLTYPITSMFSGRDFNQTIHGTFGDVCIEDLWIPYFTLTTDISASCARTHTHGSLWRYVRSSMSLSGYMPPLCDPKDGHLLLDGGYVNNLPVYFLCFLN
- the LOC131676442 gene encoding neuropathy target esterase sws isoform X2, whose translation is MDIVGLVKRSYSDYGTILKDSWYTIIAEELRNNFAFSLSFLLLSIATIFGLYCWRRIHLKKLRDKAAQLLFQRHDSSQLRFRKRDKVMFYGRRMLRKMKSISGQAYSGQVRKRKAVMRFAKRLLQIRRDNDPIQLQVVEPPAEYLEEAAEGNDKVPPDALYMLQSIRIFGHFEKPVFLKICKHTEIINLIAGESLIKVGDPDDSVFIVQSGQINVFLNNPDGSSIALKVVRKGESVTSLLSFIDVLVGNTSQYKTVTARAMENSQVIRLPMFAFKEVFDESPDLLIRVIQVIMIRLQRVTITALHNYLGLSTEYIQCSSQRKKVAAPIKSSPGHRRVPSDVQMPSHSLVGHAVSNETKPDMLADLADHIASRRTSALPSEPMEDTVMKSIAIDGFLKELGLKDTDRPFVEDNIVLKEIAPGTTLTHQGRSDDVLLIFVISGGLTIAQYPQLNIGCNKKLDKSDNHTVAIHPGDVVGGLAVLTGESSLYTIKAKHYSRVGLLNKEVIYNIMRERPGVVLDIADSVVKRLSPLVRQCDFALDWNFLESGRAVYRQDENSDCTYIVLNGRLRSVITHSNGKKEIVGEYGKGDLIGIVEMITETPRTTTVMAVRDSELAKLPEGLFNAIKFKYPIVVTQLISLLSHRILGSMQSAPINGSSLKTVPFDTNQQIQHRYSTVAIVGISEDVPLTAFTYELYHSLCAIGSTLRLTSEVIRKTLGPQIMEQSNEYRLTSWLGQQEDRHNIALYQCDLTFGPWTQRCLRQADVIVIVGLGDRLPTIGKLEKEIDRLAIRTAKELVLLHHEGAARPSNTTSWLNMRAWVSRHHHIQCPKRMFTRRSQYRINDLYSKVLMSEPNIHSDFSRLARWLTGNSVGLVLGGGGARGAAHVGMLKAIQEAGIPIDMVGGVSIGAFMGALWCSEKNITTVTQKAREWCKKMTQWGRQLLDLTYPITSMFSGRDFNQTIHGTFGDVCIEDLWIPYFTLTTDISASCARTHTHGTLWRFVRASMSVAGIFPPICDYRDGHLLLDGCYTNNVPADVMRAQGAAHIIAIDVGSQDDTDLTDYGDDLSGWWLLYKRWNPFTSPVKVPNLPDIQSRLAYVSCVRQLEEVKKSDYCEYIRPPIDQYKTLAFGSFDEIKNVGFEHGKSFFEDMAKCGRLSRFNQWSVKEVPHKVMHSFNEYSFIDLAQIVCKVPETYPERCYSSSEDDYYDGYASEPSTIPMNKSASLRIMRTAGSLSLSENEMDSDELEIPVAFKKLQGTLTPERNASVPLTPEKTIHSN
- the LOC131676442 gene encoding neuropathy target esterase sws isoform X1, with the protein product MDIVGLVKRSYSDYGTILKDSWYTIIAEELRNNFAFSLSFLLLSIATIFGLYCWRRIHLKKLRDKAAQLLFQRHDSSQLRFRKRDKVMFYGRRMLRKMKSISGQAYSGQVRKRKAVMRFAKRLLQIRRDNDPIQLQVVEPPAEYLEEAAEGNDKVPPDALYMLQSIRIFGHFEKPVFLKICKHTEIINLIAGESLIKVGDPDDSVFIVQSGQINVFLNNPDGSSIALKVVRKGESVTSLLSFIDVLVGNTSQYKTVTARAMENSQVIRLPMFAFKEVFDESPDLLIRVIQVIMIRLQRVTITALHNYLGLSTEYIQCSSQRKKVAAPIKSSPGHRRVPSDVQMPSHSLVGHAVSNETKPDMLADLADHIASRRTSALPSEPMEDTVMKSIAIDGFLKELGLKDTDRPFVEDNIVLKEIAPGTTLTHQGRSDDVLLIFVISGGLTIAQYPQLNIGCNKKLDKSDNHTVAIHPGDVVGGLAVLTGESSLYTIKAKHYSRVGLLNKEVIYNIMRERPGVVLDIADSVVKRLSPLVRQCDFALDWNFLESGRAVYRQDENSDCTYIVLNGRLRSVITHSNGKKEIVGEYGKGDLIGIVEMITETPRTTTVMAVRDSELAKLPEGLFNAIKFKYPIVVTQLISLLSHRILGSMQSAPINGSSLKTVPFDTNQQIQHRYSTVAIVGISEDVPLTAFTYELYHSLCAIGSTLRLTSEVIRKTLGPQIMEQSNEYRLTSWLGQQEDRHNIALYQCDLTFGPWTQRCLRQADVIVIVGLGDRLPTIGKLEKEIDRLAIRTAKELVLLHHEGAARPSNTTSWLNMRAWVSRHHHIQCPKRMFTRRSQYRINDLYSKVLMSEPNIHSDFSRLARWLTGNSVGLVLGGGGARGAAHVGMLKAIQEAGIPIDMVGGVSIGAFMGALWCSEKNITTVTQKAREWCKKMTQWGRQLLDLTYPITSMFSGRDFNQTIHGTFGDVCIEDLWIPYFTLTTDISASCARTHTHGSLWRYVRSSMSLSGYMPPLCDPKDGHLLLDGGYVNNLPADVMRAQGAAHIIAIDVGSQDDTDLTDYGDDLSGWWLLYKRWNPFTSPVKVPNLPDIQSRLAYVSCVRQLEEVKKSDYCEYIRPPIDQYKTLAFGSFDEIKNVGFEHGKSFFEDMAKCGRLSRFNQWSVKEVPHKVMHSFNEYSFIDLAQIVCKVPETYPERCYSSSEDDYYDGYASEPSTIPMNKSASLRIMRTAGSLSLSENEMDSDELEIPVAFKKLQGTLTPERNASVPLTPEKTIHSN